The genomic DNA AGGAGCAGCAGGTGTATGTAGTGGGGGGTTCATGCTGAGGATTATGAGCAGGATATGGACCGTACCAACCGCAAGAGAAGAACAGTGGACATCACCGTACAAGTGGAGGTGAGGAATGGACAGAGAGCTAAAGCACCATTGTACATGTATCTAGTACAGGATAACAGAGTACATAATTTCAGATATTTATCCATATAATACCATAGATTAAAAATGGTTTTGGATGTAAATTGTGAAAACTAATGATTACTGTGTAtccattccatcctctctctgttcagAATGTGAATGATAATGCTCCAGTGTGTGACCCAATCTCCTATGAGTCCACCATCTTCTCCACCTTCTCTAATCAACTCCCCATCCTCTCACTCAGCTGTGCTGATACAGACAGCGACAGACTAACAGCTACCATCACTAACGgtacacagtgtgtgtgtcactgaGTATATGTTTCAGTTTACACCAAAATTTCCCACCCCACACTCAGGCTAAGTCAACTAAAGATTTGTTGTTAAAAGTATGTTTGCATATCTGAGCACGTGTGATTTCATTCACGACAGGTGCTGCAGTGGAACGGTTTCTGATGACCGGGTTGAGTCTCGTCTCCAAAAACGTGTTCTCCTACGTGGTGGATGGGGTTTATGACCGCACCATGTTTGAAGTCACCATCTCTGTGTCGGATGGCAGGCATCACACTGAGGCTGTGGCCTACATCTACATAGTTCCCTGGACCACTACTgttcctactactactactaccactacagtaAGATCAGCCTTGTAGAGACATGGTACACACCACTATAACACAGCTACTGCATATGAAGGAAAACCTTTTACAACAAGAGACTGTATCATATCTTTGCTGTCCCTCTAGGATAAACCTTCACAGGTGGTCACAGTGATGTCAGACTACTGGGATCCAGAGCCTTGGTTTGTTGCTGTGGTGACGGTTACCGGCGTCCTGCTCCTGCTGGTCACAAGTCTGCTCATCTGGTTGCCTAACTCTGGTCCTTGACAACCTCTGTTCAGTTAATCCGCTCACTGTAGAGTTTACAAGATCTGCTCTCCCATGGACGCAGCAGGGTTTTCAGCGGGGTTTAGGTTATTGTAACAGTCCATAATAGGAATTGTATGTTTATGCCTGCAGCGTCTATGGTTGGGGTCCAAAAGATGAGCCTGAACCTCCATCAAATAGGACGTGGGTGCCATGACAGAACCAAGTTTTGAATTATAAGCCATTATTCATTGTTAAACCTTTTCCCACATACTCACAACGTACTGTGTAATGTTATCTGAGCAGGGAAGAGATCGGCAAAATGAACACAGAAGTGAGTCCAAATGGGGCCAGTGAAAATGACCAGGCAAGTTGGATCAATGGTTTCCAATTGCATCCTGCTGAGAATAGATATGTGAAACAGCATGGGTTTACCTCTGAATGTGTTTCTCCAAGGCCTCACTAGATGGCACCCTCAGTCTGTCTAAAGTCAGCATACCAGACGACCTGATGGTAGGTGTCCATTGCCTATGGAAAACTATGGGTTACAGTCAGCATTGGGTCCAGGTTTAATAGAGATTTAACCGGTCATTTCTGTTCTCTCAGAGGTTTGATGGGAAGGCACAAGATCCAGGTAAGGGCTTACAAACCACCAAAATGTTCCAATATTCATATTAAGCTAAACATCTTCTGCAATTTATCAAAGCATATGAATTAATCCAATGTTTTGAGGTTCAGGCCTAAAATGTGAGAAGTAattggaaaacatgtttttttgttagtttcAGGGCGCAGTTACCTGTTCAACTCTTCCACTGGTGAACGGCGTTGGTTGTAGGGGACATCCAGTCTTACCATCAACGACCTGCACTGATTTATGTGCTGTTTATACCATCTGGAGCTGAAGAGGATTCATATGATGTGGATTCATAGTAGGTGGATTCATAGTAGGTGGATTCATATTAGGTGGATTCATATTAGGTGGATTCATATTATGTGGATTCATATTATGTGGATTCATATTAGGTGGATTCATAGTAGGTGGATTCATAGTAGGTGCGCAATCAGGCATTTTAGCATAATTGTGATTTCAATTAAAGGTCGATTTGAAGTTTGTAAGAGTGATATTTTAAAAGGTACTATTTAATACATAATCATGCTGACCTGCTGTGTTGTAGGCTACTCCTTAATTActattcctgtgtgtgtactcaTGTAGTTCAGCATCAACAACAGTATACCTTATATATacacagaagtatgtggacacctcttcaaatgagtagatgtggctatttcagccacacccgttgctgattGGTGTATAAAATCTAGCAAAAAGCCATGCAATGTCCATGGACAAAGATTGGCAGTAGCATGGCATTACTGAAGAGCTAAGTGACTTttaatgtggcactgtcataggatgccacctttccaaacaagtcagttcatcaaatgtttCCCCTGCTAGAGCTGCTGTAAGTGCTGTAATTGTATAGTGGAAATGtccaggagcaacaacggctcagccgcaaagtggtagaccacacaagctcacagaacaggaccgctgaATGCTGAAGAACGTATAAATAGTCAATCCTCGGTTGAAACATTCcttactgagttccaaacggcatctggaagcaacatcagcacaataactgtttgtcgggagcttcatgaaattagtttccatggccgagcagtcaCACAAAAGTCTAAAATTACCATGCAtcggctgaagtggtgtaaagctcaccacatttagactctggagcagtggaaacacgttctctggagtgacgattcactcttcaccatctggcagtccgacggacaaatctgggtttggcggatgccaggagaaccctacctgctccaatgcatagtgccaactgtaaagattggtggaagaggaataatgatctggggctgtttttcatggttcggactcGGCCCATTAGTTAAAGTGAAGAGAAAGCTTTGctacagcatataatgacattctagaagattctgtgcttccaaatttgtggcaacagtttgtttcagcatgacaatacccccatgcacaaagcaagatccatacagaaataatttgttgagatcagtgtggaagaacttgattggccagcacagagccctaacctcaaccccatcaaacacctttgggatgaataggAACGCCGACTGTGTGTCAGGCCTaaacgcccaacatcagtgccgaacCTCACTAAtggctcgtggctgaatggaagcaagtccccacagcaatgttccaacatgtagtggaaagcattcccagaagagtggaggctgttatagcaccaaagggggaccaactccatgttaatgcccatgatttatAAATGAGATTTTcttttggtcatgttgtgtaCGTTGTTTTGTCTAATGTGTGGAATAACAGTTTGTTTTGGTTTTATTACACCAACAGCTCTAACCTGATTTGAATGAAATGATCTGTTGTGTTCTATGAAAAACCTGTCCGTTAGTATGTGAAAATGACCTAAATAATGTGTAGGAAAACACAAGAGCAAGTAAATCAGATGATCTTTATTTGTATTTAAATTAAATCATTATTTAAGACTTTCAAAGCATTTTAATATTGACCACAAAACTAACTTTTTCCCAATTAGATTTAGTCTTTCCTCGATCACTATTTATCGTTAAGATGGTGTGAGAAAAATGGAAGAGAAATGTAGGCATACAGTGGGTCAAACAGTACTGATAAAAGCATATCTATGAATTGGCTGTAAACTTAAGTGAAGGCACAAACATACTGCAAAAGACATGGAGTTGGTATTATAAAAAATAATGTTAGGTACATACATACTTTAAATCAGTTAGAATTTGTTGCCATTCCTTCCCCTGGTTGTGAAGGTTTTTTTGTTTTActttttaatatttttatttaGATTTTGTAAAAGGAATGTTAAAATATTCTGTGCAGATTACAGAGCGAATATATTTGCCATCTCGAGTCATGCAGGAAAAATATGCGGTTTGGCTATGAATGAGGAACATATGTAAACATGATAAAAAAAAAAGCACTTCCTTTTCCCATTCATAATCTCTATCCATGCACGTTCTTCTTTTACAAAATAAGCTTTATGCGATTAAAAGTTGAATAGAATTTGCACTGCACATCACATTTCCTAAAGTAAAATGAACGCATTTATATGAAAACCTTTTCCAATGCCTCTAATAATTAAAAATAAACtaagaaaaaaaacaaataacaaaTGTTTGATTTGTGGTCTTAGCCCAAAGAGTTAACAATACGAGCAACTGGATCAGCAATCGTTGAAATTCTGCAATGCTCTCCGAGTTCTCAGTCTCTTAGGTGCCTTTAACAAAAGCAGAGCAAAGCAGAAATTGTGGTGGGCCAGTGCATTCCTTCACAACGTTTTTCTTCCAAACTTCCTTATAGTCAGAGCTGTTCAAGTAATCggagggaacacagagagagggagaggttaatGCATCCAAAATGAACCTTAAAGTTTTCATTCAAAACACATTAACTAGCTGGTTTCTGTGCATTTATGTAGAAGCTGACCTTGACTATTTCTCAGGCTCTAGAAGAGACCACAGTCCTTCAGGTTGTTCTTGATGATGACGTCGGTGACGGCGTCAAAGACAAACTGAACGTTCTTGGTGTCGGTGGCTTGGGTGAAGTGGCTGTAGATCTCCTTGGTGTCCTTCTTCTTGTTCAGATCCTCAAACTTGGTCTGGATGTAGGCCTGCGCCTCCTCAAATTTGTTGGGACCTGGGCACAGGAGAGGAGGTTAAGAGGATTGTTGTGCCCATAGAACTTGAATGGTTGTGCTACGGAGTCTGTATGCGTCAGGAGAAAACTAGTATCAGGTGGAGAAGTTGGATCTGTTCTACTGATGGGATTCACGGGGTTGTTGCCACTAGACTCCTTTCACTGGTAAAAACGACACCTCCTAGCCTGACATGAGAATTTCAGCGTAAAGCACTGCCAACTACAAGAGAACATGGAACATTCAGGGGATTCCaagttgtgttgtggtcttacCAGAGTACTCTGGGAAGCAAATGGTCAGGGGGCTGTGTGTGATCTTCTCCTCAAACAGATCCTTCTTGTTGAGGAACAGGATGATGGAGGTCTCTGTGAACCACTTGTTGTTGCAGATGGAGTCAAACAGCTTCATGCTCTCATGCATACGGTTCTAAAGGGAGAGAATGAAAACAAAACATTATCTAATTCCAGTTGATCAAGACAACTCAAAATTAATGTGAGGTCATTTCCTTTAGAAATAAAACTGCATTAAAAAGGGATAAGAGAGATCCAGTCAGTGGTACTTAAAACAATCTCCTGCCtcaccatctcctcatcctcaGCCAGCACCAGATCGTAGGCACTCATGGCCACACAGAAGATGATGGCTGTAACTCCCTCAAAGCAGTGGATCCACTTCTTCCTCTCGGAACGCTGACCACCCACGTCAAACATTCTGTAGGGACACAAGCAGCCTTTTACTGCTGTTTACTAGTGGTACtagtggtactgtactgtatgcccaGCCCCAACTCCCAGAACAACCTCTAGTCTAACCCTATATCTCATTTGATGAGTGCAGACTGTGAAGAAGTGGAAAGGTGGAAAcaatacggtgctggctccacaGATTCATGGGTTTTCTGAAGGGCCATTCATGTCCTCTGTATTGGGATCCATAATTACACTAATGAGAGGGAAGCACCATGATGATGTGACATTCCTAGAGGAGCCCCCACATTCCATTATACCAGGATTGGCACAGTGAAGGGAGGCCTGAGGGTCTCTCTGTACTCGTAGCACATTCGCTGCACAGAGCATGCCATTTTCCCTGGCATTTTGTCGCCATTTTTGTACAGTGCAGTTGCCGTGGTTACAGGACAGATGGGGCTGAGGCGCTGAGGGAGCGGATCtgggtttgtttgtttgtagcCACGATGCATCTCCGCATGACTTCTTCATGAGGACATAGCAAACCGACCGGGAAGATGTCCGCTGTGGAAGTGCCAGTCTCGGCTGTGGTGCCCGTTTAATCATCACCACAAGGGAGGTTGCGTTTGAAAA from Oncorhynchus keta strain PuntledgeMale-10-30-2019 chromosome 10, Oket_V2, whole genome shotgun sequence includes the following:
- the LOC118388604 gene encoding cadherin-related family member 4-like produces the protein MDRTNRKRRTVDITVQVENVNDNAPVCDPISYESTIFSTFSNQLPILSLSCADTDSDRLTATITNGAAVERFLMTGLSLVSKNVFSYVVDGVYDRTMFEVTISVSDGRHHTEAVAYIYIVPWTTTVPTTTTTTTDKPSQVVTVMSDYWDPEPWFVAVVTVTGVLLLLVTSLLIWLPNSGP